ATATTAAAACTGCTGTGTATAAAACAGGCATACCTTTTGGGAGAGCAGTTATTTTGGGTATAATGTGTAATATAGTTGTATGTGTAGCGATCTGGATGATGTATGCAGCTAAAGATGTTACAGGGAAAATATTAGCAGGGTTTTTCCCTATATTTGCATTTGTTATTTCAGGGTTTGAACATAGCATTGCAAATATGTACTATATACCAGCAGGGATACTAGCAAAAAGCAACCCTATGTTTGTAGAGTATAGCAAAGTTTCCCAAGAAGGGCTATCTACACTAACGTGGCAGTCCTTTTTTGTGAATAATTTAATTCCAGTAACCATTGGGAATATAATTGGTGGTGCAGTATTCGTTAGTGGTATTTACTGGGTAATAACAACCAAGAAAAAGGTTGTAGAAAGAGTTTTGGTTGCTGAAGTAAAAGAAGAGGCTAAAGAAAGTTATGTGAATGTGGTTGCAAGTCCAGGTAATCCAAAGATTGTATAAATCATAATAAGCCATAGAGTAGTTTTCTACCCTATGGCTATTATATTCTTTAAATACTTATATTAATTATTATCTTCGATGTACTCATCATATGTTGTTTTCTTATCAATGATACTGCCGTCTGGTTTAATTTCTATAATTCTATTTGCTACTGTTTGATTCAACTGATGGTCATGAGACGCAAACAAAATATTACTTTTATAATCCACTAAACCATTATTAAGAGCAGTAATAGATTCTAAATCTAAGTGGTTTGTAGGTTGATC
This DNA window, taken from Natranaerovirga pectinivora, encodes the following:
- a CDS encoding formate/nitrite transporter family protein, which encodes MESQSLTTEEIAAYTIKTGIKKVNRTTRQQFLLAILAGAFVSLGAIASNTAVHDISSVGMAKVISGLVFPVGLFMIVIAGADLFTGNCLISMAVLEKKVSFKKMVRNLTIVYIGNMIGALLFAAMEYNSGLFELSGGALGGYHIKTAVYKTGIPFGRAVILGIMCNIVVCVAIWMMYAAKDVTGKILAGFFPIFAFVISGFEHSIANMYYIPAGILAKSNPMFVEYSKVSQEGLSTLTWQSFFVNNLIPVTIGNIIGGAVFVSGIYWVITTKKKVVERVLVAEVKEEAKESYVNVVASPGNPKIV